The sequence below is a genomic window from Nitrososphaerota archaeon.
ACTTGGTAATATCCGCAGCCTTTACAGCAATGGATTCGAATCTCGAAGAGGCGGCAAGGATAGCAGGCTCTCGCATAACGACCATCATAAGAAAGATCACAATCCCTATAATGTTGCCAGCCATACTCTCAGTATTCCTGCTCGTCTTCATAATCGCCTTCGAATCTTTTGAAACACCCGCAATGATAGGCTTGCCAGCCAGAATCGAGGTCTTCATGTCTGAAATTTACCGCGCCGTCGTTGGTTCCATACCGCCCAACTACGGTCTAGCGACTGCACACGCAATGATTCTGTTGCTAATCACGGTATCAATGATCTTTCTGTATAGAAGATCGGTAAGAAGGGCTGAGAAGTTTCAGGTCATAACAGGAAAGGGCTACCACCCAAGGATCATCCACCTTGGAAAATGGAAATACCTTGCAACGGGAATTCTAGTAACATATCTAATAGTTCACATAGGGCTGATGTTCTCTACTGTAGCACTTCTATCGTTTCAGCCGTTCTGGAATCCCAGAGATCTATTCTCCAACATTACGCTAAAACACTACTATTCAGTTTTTGACAGGTCGGACATACTGCGAAGCCTGATCAACAGCTGGATAGCATGCGCCGTTGCAGCATCGATAGTCTTGCTTATGTCAGCGATGATAGCGTACATCTCTAGGAGAAGCACATTCAGGTGGAAAGGTCTTCTAGAAGGAATTGGAACTCTTCCGATAGCCTTTCCTGGCTTCGTCATAGGTCTGGGTTTCCTGTGGACCTTCCTGACTCTTCCATTGCAGATATACGGAACGCTGATCGTTGTGGTACTTGCATTTTTGGTGAAATACCTCCCTCACGGGATAAGGTTCACTGCTGGTGCAGTCGTGCAGATTCATCACGATCTTGAAGAATCCTCATCTATAGCAGGAGCGCAGTGGACAACTACTATAAGGAGGGTAACACTGCCTCTTTTGAAGTCAGCAATGTTTTC
It includes:
- a CDS encoding iron ABC transporter permease, with protein sequence MRLTTNAVSVVFWAVLAFTIFLIIYPVAFLLYGSLWSEDPGDPGYLTPRNYITAFSDPYTLTLLSNSFTYAFGSALLAVAIGSILAFIAVRTDAPLRKQFRFLPFLPIVLPGFVDNLAWVYLFSPRSGLANVMFRDFFGITDTEVALFNIYSMAGMIWVMGISLVPTTYLVISAAFTAMDSNLEEAARIAGSRITTIIRKITIPIMLPAILSVFLLVFIIAFESFETPAMIGLPARIEVFMSEIYRAVVGSIPPNYGLATAHAMILLLITVSMIFLYRRSVRRAEKFQVITGKGYHPRIIHLGKWKYLATGILVTYLIVHIGLMFSTVALLSFQPFWNPRDLFSNITLKHYYSVFDRSDILRSLINSWIACAVAASIVLLMSAMIAYISRRSTFRWKGLLEGIGTLPIAFPGFVIGLGFLWTFLTLPLQIYGTLIVVVLAFLVKYLPHGIRFTAGAVVQIHHDLEESSSIAGAQWTTTIRRVTLPLLKSAMFSGWLYVFVISFKELSSIIFLITPRNEVLATTLWDLWVNGSVEILAAASVLLTILLWSIVLVSITIFRLRLR